One genomic region from Acidimicrobiia bacterium encodes:
- a CDS encoding PadR family transcriptional regulator, whose amino-acid sequence MIDLAILGLLTEQDLHGYELKKRLGELLSGRASISFGSLYPALARLEAQGHVRAVEQPIAVPITPMTGSLAGELSAFKARVRESSIAKVGGRGKKVYGITEAGRGRLVELMTNPDLSDDRAFTLRVAFARHLDPSPRLELFERRRTELLGRRDALSRRAASRRHDRYLGALQERDADHLANDLAWLDRLIDIERTPTMQSTEEYS is encoded by the coding sequence ATGATTGACCTCGCCATCCTCGGCCTGCTCACCGAGCAGGACCTCCACGGCTACGAACTCAAGAAACGGCTGGGCGAACTGCTGTCGGGCCGCGCCTCGATCAGCTTCGGATCGCTCTACCCCGCCCTCGCTCGCCTCGAAGCTCAAGGCCATGTGAGAGCCGTGGAACAACCCATCGCCGTACCCATCACGCCGATGACCGGTTCCCTCGCCGGCGAACTTTCCGCCTTCAAAGCCCGGGTACGCGAGAGCAGCATTGCGAAGGTCGGCGGACGCGGCAAGAAGGTCTACGGCATCACCGAGGCGGGCCGAGGACGACTCGTCGAGCTCATGACCAATCCCGACCTAAGCGACGACCGAGCCTTCACTCTGCGGGTGGCCTTCGCCCGGCATCTCGATCCCAGCCCTCGCCTCGAACTCTTCGAACGTCGGCGCACCGAACTACTCGGCCGACGCGATGCCCTCAGCCGCCGGGCCGCCAGTCGGCGCCACGACCGCTACCTCGGCGCTCTCCAAGAGCGCGACGCCGACCACCTCGCCAACGACCTCGCCTGGCTCGATCGCCTCATCGACATTGAACGCACCCCAACCATGCAATCCACGGAGGAATACTCATGA
- a CDS encoding methyltransferase domain-containing protein gives MHQRFTATTPAGRHLPTDVVTYGPDIAQEDALKLLGTVEGTRILDLGCGAGHNTIALARQGAKVIAIDESSDQVAEARAACEREGFKVEIHHTPLAELAFIRADTVDAVLSVHGLAPVQDIDRVFRQVDRVLRPGHPLVFSLPHPAFAMVDTNNPECQVRRTYWDPTTIDGQVPRTIHHLFTALGRANFRVDTVLEPEPIAMAQRSEHWHEHMRFVPATLIVRALKQGM, from the coding sequence ATGCATCAACGCTTTACCGCCACCACTCCGGCCGGTCGCCACCTGCCCACTGACGTAGTGACCTATGGGCCTGACATAGCCCAGGAAGATGCGCTCAAACTCCTCGGCACGGTCGAGGGCACGCGCATCCTCGATCTTGGATGCGGCGCCGGACACAACACCATTGCCCTCGCCCGCCAGGGGGCCAAGGTCATCGCCATCGACGAATCGTCGGATCAAGTGGCCGAGGCCCGCGCCGCCTGCGAACGCGAGGGATTCAAGGTGGAGATCCACCACACTCCCCTCGCCGAACTGGCCTTCATACGAGCCGACACCGTCGATGCCGTTCTTTCCGTACACGGGCTGGCCCCAGTGCAGGACATCGATCGCGTATTCCGGCAGGTGGACCGCGTGTTGCGCCCCGGACACCCGCTCGTATTTTCCCTGCCTCACCCCGCGTTCGCCATGGTGGACACCAACAACCCCGAGTGCCAAGTCCGGCGCACCTACTGGGATCCCACCACGATCGACGGCCAGGTACCCCGCACGATCCACCACCTCTTCACCGCGCTCGGCCGAGCCAACTTCCGGGTGGACACCGTGCTGGAGCCCGAGCCCATCGCGATGGCCCAGCGCAGCGAGCATTGGCACGAACACATGCGCTTCGTCCCCGCCACCCTCATCGTCCGAGCACTCAAACAAGGGATGTAA
- a CDS encoding inositol-3-phosphate synthase, producing the protein MNDIRLAIAGMGNCASSLVQGLTYYQDADPADRVPGLMHVVLGGYHIRNIKLVAAFDVDAEKVGLDASKALLAEINNTVIFAEVPNLGVEVMRGPTFDGFGEFYHQVAEESPAEPVDVAQILRDTKTDVLVSYLPVGSEEAQRYYAQACLDAGVAFVNAIPVFIASDPVWAEKFRAAGLPIVGDDIKSQVGATIVHRTLARLFEDRGTTIDHTYQLNFGGNMDFMNMLERKRLKSKKISKTQSVTSQIDQGISDRDVHIGPSDHVPWLEDRKWALIRLEGRNFGDVPLTIELKLEVHDSPNSAGVIIDAVRCAKIGLDRGMGGPLEGPSAYFMKSPLKQYRDEDAHRLVEAYAHNETDLL; encoded by the coding sequence ATGAACGACATCCGGCTCGCCATCGCTGGCATGGGCAACTGCGCCAGTTCGCTCGTACAGGGACTCACCTATTACCAAGACGCTGATCCAGCCGACCGCGTTCCCGGGCTCATGCACGTGGTGCTCGGGGGCTACCACATCCGCAACATCAAACTCGTCGCCGCCTTCGACGTCGACGCCGAAAAAGTGGGCCTCGACGCCTCCAAGGCTCTGCTGGCCGAAATCAACAACACGGTCATCTTCGCCGAGGTCCCCAACCTCGGCGTTGAGGTTATGCGTGGCCCCACCTTCGACGGCTTCGGCGAGTTCTACCACCAGGTAGCCGAGGAAAGCCCCGCCGAACCCGTCGACGTGGCCCAGATCCTGCGCGACACAAAGACCGACGTGCTGGTGTCGTACCTGCCGGTGGGATCCGAGGAAGCCCAGCGGTATTACGCCCAGGCCTGCCTCGATGCGGGCGTGGCCTTTGTAAACGCCATCCCCGTGTTCATCGCCTCCGACCCCGTGTGGGCCGAGAAGTTCCGGGCCGCCGGACTCCCCATTGTTGGCGACGACATCAAGAGCCAGGTCGGCGCCACCATCGTGCACCGCACCCTCGCCCGCCTCTTCGAGGACCGCGGCACCACGATCGACCACACGTACCAACTGAACTTCGGCGGCAACATGGACTTCATGAACATGCTGGAGCGCAAGCGTCTCAAGTCCAAGAAGATCTCCAAAACACAGTCCGTCACAAGCCAGATCGACCAGGGCATCAGCGATCGCGACGTACACATCGGACCGTCCGACCACGTCCCGTGGCTCGAAGATCGAAAGTGGGCCCTCATCCGCCTCGAAGGCCGCAACTTCGGTGACGTGCCGCTCACCATCGAGCTCAAACTTGAAGTGCACGACTCACCGAACTCCGCGGGCGTGATCATCGATGCAGTGCGCTGCGCCAAGATCGGGCTCGACCGCGGCATGGGCGGCCCCCTCGAAGGCCCCAGCGCCTACTTCATGAAGAGCCCGCTGAAGCAGTACCGAGACGAGGACGCCCACCGCCTCGTGGAGGCCTACGCCCACAACGAAACCGACCTGCTGTAA